A genomic segment from Opitutales bacterium encodes:
- the pepF gene encoding oligoendopeptidase F: MKLFHALLLSSSLAISSLFADETQPEQIVWDLSSLFDTVEDWESALNKVETEMPALANYEGKLGDSAQSLLSALKLQSNLFRQLVHVYAYAALNADEDIRESEPQARKQRVLNTYNNLIQASSWMEPEIVSIGSKVIEGFIADEPALEPFDFSLRNSLRMEAHTLTPEAERVMAAASQLTSQPSSTYSILANADVDWPTVTLSNGTEAFLNQAGYTKHRAAQNRLDRKLVFDAFWGTFQKYKRTMGQTLLSEVQANVFQSRMRNYENILDWALADDNLPEDVYRSLVKVTNESLPSLHRYFKLRGRMLGVEDLSYYDIYPELVTSDMSFSYQDSIDLSIESTQILGEDYNTKLATYSQSGHVHVYPSKGKRSGAYMSGFAYDVDPYMLLNHNDDYNSMSTYAHEIGHALHTILSKENQPFEKASYSTFVAETAAIANELLVHDLLLEQADSDEEKLFILGNALEQLRGTFFRQTMFAEFELAIHEEVEQGHPLTGDRLTEIYGDLLRRYHGHDEGVLNIDEAYCVEWAYIPHFYYDFYVYQYSTSISAAAYFVEQIKTGGEAALEKYLAVLKAGGSDYPHDIFMKAGLDMTQEAPYRALIRRMDEIMDQIEAILDKDPIRYSGEASS; the protein is encoded by the coding sequence ATGAAATTATTCCACGCCCTCCTACTCAGCTCGTCACTCGCGATCAGCTCACTCTTCGCCGACGAAACGCAACCCGAACAAATCGTTTGGGACCTGAGTTCTCTATTCGATACCGTCGAAGACTGGGAATCCGCGCTAAACAAGGTAGAGACTGAAATGCCTGCACTGGCTAATTATGAAGGCAAACTCGGTGACAGCGCCCAGTCCCTGTTGTCAGCATTGAAGCTGCAATCCAACCTATTTCGCCAGCTTGTTCACGTCTACGCTTACGCCGCGCTGAACGCCGATGAAGACATCCGCGAATCAGAGCCCCAGGCAAGAAAGCAGCGTGTCTTGAACACCTACAACAACCTCATACAGGCCAGTTCGTGGATGGAGCCAGAGATCGTAAGTATTGGCAGCAAGGTTATCGAGGGCTTCATCGCGGATGAACCTGCACTCGAGCCATTCGACTTCAGCCTACGCAATTCTCTACGTATGGAAGCGCACACGCTCACCCCGGAAGCCGAGCGAGTAATGGCCGCCGCCAGCCAACTGACTAGCCAGCCTTCGTCCACATACAGTATTTTGGCAAATGCAGACGTAGACTGGCCAACAGTAACACTTAGTAACGGCACGGAGGCCTTTCTCAACCAAGCAGGCTATACCAAACATCGCGCTGCGCAAAACCGCCTCGACCGCAAGCTAGTCTTCGATGCCTTCTGGGGAACATTTCAAAAATATAAGCGCACTATGGGGCAAACGCTGCTCTCCGAGGTCCAAGCAAACGTCTTCCAGTCACGCATGCGCAATTACGAAAACATCCTCGATTGGGCGCTCGCAGACGACAATTTACCTGAGGATGTATACCGTTCACTCGTGAAGGTAACCAATGAGTCTCTTCCCTCGCTCCACCGGTATTTCAAGCTGCGTGGGCGCATGCTTGGAGTCGAGGATCTGAGTTACTACGACATTTATCCGGAGCTGGTGACCAGTGACATGAGCTTCAGCTATCAAGACTCGATCGATTTGAGTATCGAGAGCACCCAAATTCTAGGGGAGGATTACAACACTAAGCTGGCCACCTATTCTCAGTCGGGCCATGTCCACGTCTACCCTTCTAAGGGTAAACGTTCCGGTGCCTATATGTCCGGTTTCGCTTATGATGTGGATCCATACATGTTGCTCAACCATAACGACGACTACAACTCGATGAGCACCTATGCCCACGAGATTGGTCACGCACTCCACACAATACTGAGCAAGGAAAACCAGCCATTTGAGAAGGCGAGCTACTCCACCTTCGTTGCAGAGACAGCCGCTATCGCCAATGAACTCCTCGTCCATGATCTCCTTTTGGAACAAGCTGATTCCGATGAGGAAAAACTTTTTATTTTGGGCAATGCCCTCGAGCAACTCCGTGGCACCTTCTTCCGCCAGACCATGTTCGCCGAATTCGAACTGGCGATTCATGAAGAGGTCGAACAAGGGCACCCGCTTACAGGTGACCGCCTAACTGAGATTTACGGCGATCTCCTCCGCCGCTATCATGGACACGACGAGGGAGTGTTAAACATCGATGAAGCCTACTGCGTTGAATGGGCCTATATCCCCCACTTCTATTACGACTTCTACGTTTACCAATACTCTACCTCTATCTCTGCAGCCGCTTATTTCGTGGAACAGATCAAGACCGGAGGTGAGGCTGCCTTGGAAAAATATCTCGCAGTGCTCAAGGCAGGCGGCTCCGACTACCCCCATGATATTTTCATGAAAGCCGGCTTGGATATGACTCAGGAAGCGCCCTATCGGGCTCTTATCCGACGGATGGATGAAATCATGGACCAAATCGAAGCGATTCTGGATAAAGACCCCATCCGCTATTCAGGCGAAGCGAGTTCCTGA
- a CDS encoding methyltransferase domain-containing protein: MKPLEKLRRTVQDISLALKTDASAYYKLLGDDVLEGLDEGFNSRQKDLWLNLGYWKDAHTYPEACTALARKLAEWAQFEVDSVILDAGFGYGEQDLLWAREYDFEKIYGVNVTPLHVKHGRMRIAAHGLESRVDLRLASATELPIDDASVDRVVALESAFHFNTRQKFLEEAWRVLKPGGRLAVADMLPLPGSKTNRLRQKMKRRRFSIPDANMYDIGEYVARLLRLGFDDVVSESIAHYVYPGMYAYTEGRFMMGETRESARVILSEEDIDTCRGAERWGQLLGLDDYVLVSAVKPR, encoded by the coding sequence ATGAAGCCGTTAGAAAAATTACGACGTACTGTCCAAGATATCTCTTTGGCGCTCAAGACCGATGCCTCGGCTTATTATAAGCTCCTCGGCGATGATGTATTGGAGGGTCTGGACGAGGGATTTAATTCTAGGCAAAAAGACTTGTGGCTGAATCTTGGATATTGGAAAGACGCGCACACCTATCCCGAGGCTTGCACAGCCCTCGCCCGAAAGCTTGCAGAATGGGCCCAGTTTGAGGTGGATAGCGTTATACTCGATGCGGGTTTTGGTTACGGTGAGCAAGACTTGCTCTGGGCAAGGGAGTATGATTTCGAAAAGATCTATGGCGTGAATGTGACTCCGCTGCATGTGAAGCATGGCCGCATGCGGATTGCTGCCCACGGCTTGGAGAGCCGGGTAGATCTTCGCCTGGCTTCGGCAACAGAGCTTCCGATAGATGATGCTTCGGTGGATCGAGTTGTAGCTTTGGAGAGTGCATTTCACTTCAACACACGACAGAAGTTCTTGGAAGAGGCATGGCGTGTGTTGAAGCCTGGTGGGCGGCTAGCTGTGGCCGATATGCTACCTCTACCTGGATCGAAGACTAACAGATTGAGACAAAAAATGAAGCGTCGGCGTTTTTCTATACCGGACGCGAATATGTATGACATCGGAGAATACGTGGCCCGGCTTCTACGCTTGGGATTTGATGACGTCGTCAGTGAGTCGATCGCGCATTACGTGTATCCTGGTATGTATGCTTACACCGAGGGTCGTTTCATGATGGGCGAAACAAGAGAGAGTGCCCGCGTGATACTTAGCGAGGAGGATATCGATACGTGTCGCGGCGCGGAGCGTTGGGGGCAATTACTCGGCCTTGATGATTATGTGCTCGTCTCTGCGGTGAAGCCACGTTGA
- a CDS encoding nicotinamide mononucleotide transporter has protein sequence MEDILRELFITSWLEALAFVLSLLYLILATAKIRLCWIAGGIGSAIYIYLFVGAKFYMDAWLNAYYVAMAVYGWRVWSGNEDEEIVFKVTFLKLWQHLFAIICLGVLVLGCGFYLDGWTEAEMPYLDSFTTLFALFATFLTARRVYENWFYWLVVDAVAAWMYWQKGLMWTCLLMIIYEFLILYGIYSWWRAHKAEKN, from the coding sequence GTGGAAGACATACTTAGGGAACTATTTATCACCAGCTGGCTGGAGGCTTTGGCCTTTGTGCTGAGCCTACTATATCTCATACTTGCGACGGCTAAGATACGTTTGTGTTGGATCGCGGGAGGGATCGGTAGTGCGATTTATATCTATCTATTTGTCGGAGCAAAATTCTACATGGATGCCTGGCTGAATGCCTACTATGTCGCTATGGCAGTCTATGGCTGGCGGGTTTGGAGTGGAAACGAAGACGAAGAAATCGTCTTTAAGGTGACTTTCTTAAAGTTATGGCAACACCTGTTTGCAATCATCTGCTTGGGTGTGTTGGTGCTGGGCTGTGGGTTTTATTTGGACGGATGGACGGAAGCTGAGATGCCTTACCTCGATTCGTTCACCACACTGTTTGCCTTGTTTGCGACTTTTCTGACGGCTCGGCGCGTTTATGAAAATTGGTTTTATTGGCTCGTCGTCGACGCAGTTGCTGCTTGGATGTACTGGCAAAAGGGCTTGATGTGGACATGCCTGCTCATGATTATTTACGAGTTTCTGATCCTCTATGGCATTTATAGCTGGTGGCGCGCACACAAAGCGGAAAAGAATTGA
- the proC gene encoding pyrroline-5-carboxylate reductase, with protein sequence MGFIGAGRMAEAMIMGLLSQDASSSANLGCSSGSGATARTLSERTGIRYYPTTLELADDCDVWVLAHKPFQLVDLPHELTELSRGKLIVSVLAGILLSDLSKKFPHARNIVRAMPNTPAQIGAGLTGYTFFSEPLDSDAAQITTLLAASGKALKIQESDMDALTAISGSGVAYIFDWAQAMIDAGVAQGLSHGVSTELVLSTFSGASALMEASPTQSPGALRDAVVSKGGTTEAALKVFAEQKTAQTIKVAVQAAANRSRALSRGDE encoded by the coding sequence ATGGGATTTATCGGAGCTGGGCGCATGGCAGAGGCAATGATCATGGGCCTCCTCTCCCAAGATGCTTCTTCTAGCGCTAACCTGGGCTGCTCCAGCGGCTCGGGTGCGACAGCACGCACGCTCAGCGAACGCACGGGTATTCGATATTACCCTACCACACTTGAGCTCGCGGATGATTGCGATGTCTGGGTTTTGGCTCATAAGCCTTTTCAATTGGTGGACCTACCCCATGAACTCACTGAGTTATCTCGCGGAAAACTCATCGTTTCTGTGCTTGCTGGAATACTCCTGAGTGATCTCTCAAAGAAGTTCCCCCATGCGCGGAATATTGTCCGAGCGATGCCAAACACCCCGGCACAAATTGGAGCGGGCCTTACCGGGTATACATTCTTTTCTGAGCCTCTCGACTCGGATGCAGCACAGATTACCACCCTATTGGCTGCATCAGGTAAAGCATTGAAAATCCAAGAATCCGATATGGACGCCCTCACTGCAATCAGTGGATCCGGGGTCGCATACATTTTCGATTGGGCACAAGCGATGATCGATGCAGGGGTAGCCCAAGGCTTGTCTCATGGGGTATCGACTGAGCTTGTTCTTTCGACCTTCTCAGGAGCCTCTGCCCTGATGGAGGCCTCGCCCACACAGTCACCAGGTGCATTACGCGACGCAGTCGTGTCCAAAGGCGGCACCACCGAAGCTGCCCTGAAGGTATTTGCAGAACAGAAGACTGCCCAAACTATCAAAGTCGCTGTCCAAGCTGCCGCAAATCGCTCACGTGCACTCTCTAGAGGTGATGAATAA
- a CDS encoding transcription elongation factor GreAB — MNKSDLLEQLIEAIEGELSQNEGAAREASEYATHEEAKATSKWDTQGLEASYLAQGQANHARELRDAIARLHTLKNQGTSATMHISEGSLVTLDINGEIGYYFLVPVGGGHELEYGGKAIDALTPQSPLGRQMMGKHTGGAVVFPNGSQARITDWS, encoded by the coding sequence ATGAATAAATCAGATCTGCTCGAGCAACTCATCGAGGCCATTGAAGGGGAACTCTCACAGAACGAAGGCGCGGCCCGTGAAGCTTCAGAATATGCTACACATGAGGAGGCAAAAGCCACCAGCAAATGGGATACACAGGGCCTGGAAGCGTCTTACCTCGCACAAGGCCAAGCCAACCACGCACGCGAACTCCGCGACGCTATTGCCCGGCTACACACGTTAAAAAATCAAGGCACCTCAGCTACCATGCATATCAGTGAGGGCAGCTTGGTCACCCTCGATATAAATGGCGAAATCGGCTATTATTTTCTTGTGCCAGTAGGGGGTGGACACGAGCTAGAGTATGGAGGCAAGGCGATCGATGCCTTAACTCCTCAATCCCCCTTAGGCCGTCAGATGATGGGTAAGCACACCGGGGGGGCGGTAGTTTTTCCCAATGGGTCGCAAGCTCGGATCACTGATTGGAGCTGA
- a CDS encoding CPBP family intramembrane metalloprotease: MMDALINLLLPAGIAGYLLYLWQADLAAQRAGSPETNPIPGATPSTLAACVIGAMGALIILAVETGGEIALGIASEQKTITILFIIPMLAAAIYEEVIFRGFLVVRNRGRAALVASIFGFSLIFGLLHDFLWSYTIPEDAESWEFWKASLELNLSLKGWFSFTLVLLNSFWFYAVRFLPQNPERSLLPCFIAHAVSNLGVYVVKASQGFVEGWL; this comes from the coding sequence ATGATGGATGCGCTGATTAATCTGCTCCTACCAGCCGGAATCGCTGGCTATCTGCTTTATCTCTGGCAAGCAGATCTTGCCGCTCAGCGCGCGGGTAGCCCAGAGACCAATCCGATACCCGGTGCCACACCTTCTACCCTCGCCGCCTGCGTCATCGGTGCTATGGGAGCTTTGATCATACTTGCCGTCGAAACTGGCGGTGAGATCGCCCTAGGGATCGCCTCCGAGCAGAAGACGATCACAATCCTCTTCATTATTCCGATGCTTGCGGCAGCGATTTATGAGGAGGTAATTTTTCGTGGCTTTCTTGTGGTCCGCAACCGAGGGCGTGCTGCCCTAGTCGCGAGCATTTTTGGGTTCTCCCTCATTTTCGGCCTACTGCACGATTTCCTTTGGAGCTACACCATCCCAGAGGATGCCGAGAGCTGGGAGTTTTGGAAAGCGTCCCTTGAACTGAATCTCAGCCTTAAAGGCTGGTTTAGCTTCACTCTCGTTTTACTTAATAGCTTTTGGTTTTACGCTGTGCGCTTCCTACCTCAGAACCCCGAGCGTTCGCTGCTACCCTGCTTCATCGCTCACGCAGTCAGCAATCTCGGGGTGTATGTGGTTAAAGCCAGCCAGGGCTTTGTGGAGGGTTGGCTGTGA
- a CDS encoding YjgP/YjgQ family permease, translating to MIRLYDRYIFSRWLRAFLITFGVVSLLLLMERMYDDLWDLVNYGASFREGMLYFLWIMPHWVPILMPAAVLVSSLLILIQMHSKREIVALRAAGVRTFKITRSLWAAGILCAGGLFLLNGWVIPSSVDAANLLLRNIEFRAAESAGDKPQDIGTVDQLAFANELGGRLWFFDQFNTRSYTAQGAHIYLTNTERQLIAHTEAREAFFDDSTKTWTFIDGSTLYYGERGETSGMRIETFDTWIPQNFREDPETMLALSRRPKDLSFKALRRLLATEELKSSPALAPFRARMQQVWVSPVMILVVIGLAIPFALRGIRTNPMVGVSQAIFVFFFYYMLINAFTVLGAREVMTAQHSAWAPHGLMALVALFLNIRRV from the coding sequence GTGATTCGGTTGTATGACCGCTACATCTTCAGCCGTTGGCTAAGGGCGTTCCTTATTACATTCGGAGTAGTCAGCCTTCTCCTACTCATGGAACGGATGTATGACGATTTGTGGGATCTTGTGAATTATGGAGCATCCTTTCGAGAAGGTATGCTCTACTTCCTCTGGATCATGCCACATTGGGTGCCGATACTCATGCCAGCCGCAGTCCTTGTCTCTTCGCTTTTGATACTCATCCAGATGCATTCAAAGAGAGAAATTGTCGCTTTGCGCGCGGCGGGGGTGAGGACTTTTAAAATCACTCGGTCACTCTGGGCTGCGGGTATTTTGTGTGCTGGGGGCCTTTTCCTACTCAACGGCTGGGTGATTCCATCTTCTGTCGATGCGGCCAACCTTCTTTTGCGTAATATAGAGTTCCGCGCTGCGGAATCCGCCGGGGACAAGCCTCAGGACATAGGAACAGTCGATCAGCTAGCCTTTGCGAATGAACTCGGCGGTCGCCTTTGGTTTTTTGACCAGTTTAATACGCGTTCTTATACCGCTCAAGGAGCTCATATTTACTTAACGAATACAGAACGCCAGTTGATTGCGCACACCGAAGCACGCGAGGCGTTTTTTGACGATAGCACCAAAACGTGGACCTTCATAGACGGGAGTACGCTGTATTACGGTGAGCGCGGAGAAACGTCCGGCATGCGCATCGAGACGTTTGACACATGGATTCCCCAAAATTTCAGAGAAGATCCGGAGACCATGCTCGCACTGAGTCGCCGTCCAAAGGATCTTTCCTTTAAGGCGTTGCGGCGTCTTCTCGCCACTGAAGAACTGAAGAGCAGCCCCGCACTGGCACCGTTCCGTGCACGCATGCAGCAAGTCTGGGTGTCACCGGTCATGATCTTAGTGGTAATCGGACTGGCTATCCCTTTTGCACTGCGCGGGATACGGACCAATCCGATGGTGGGTGTCTCTCAAGCGATCTTTGTCTTTTTCTTTTATTATATGCTTATCAACGCATTCACGGTTTTGGGCGCACGTGAGGTCATGACTGCCCAACACTCTGCGTGGGCACCTCACGGACTCATGGCCTTGGTGGCCCTTTTCTTAAATATCCGACGTGTCTAA
- a CDS encoding class I SAM-dependent rRNA methyltransferase codes for MSNSELLQSPGHKLKLKGRQRHAASQGHPWVYANELEAPPSTLQAGQSCALHDSRDRFIGYGLVNPKSNIIWRRYSSHKTESTLGAQELQRALAKSIDLRSEETFCRLVWSDADFLPGLIIDRFGDVAVIQSVTAAMDARLDIVAAILNELLGLKEIVFRCDAPIRSHEGVDKFVRTYSGRPLEPAWYEIDGFQYLLDLQDGQKTGFYLDQRPQHKRVGVLASGKRVLDMCCNQGAFAMHCAQAGATEARAVDISEACITATRKNAENNGLPIETVTANAFDYFSEHKGDSWDVIILDPPSFARNRKAVNGALKGYKELNLRAIQSLEPGGILATYCCSHHVSQSDFLRTISEAAADARRSIRVLEVAGQPADHPILLNFPESQYLKGFILQRI; via the coding sequence GTGTCTAATTCCGAACTTCTCCAGAGCCCTGGCCACAAACTCAAACTGAAGGGCCGCCAACGCCATGCAGCTTCACAAGGCCATCCTTGGGTATACGCTAACGAGTTAGAGGCCCCACCGAGCACGCTTCAGGCAGGTCAAAGTTGTGCCCTGCACGACAGTCGCGATCGATTCATTGGATATGGCTTGGTCAATCCAAAATCCAACATCATCTGGAGGCGCTACTCCTCGCATAAAACAGAGTCCACATTAGGCGCTCAAGAGCTTCAAAGAGCTCTTGCAAAGTCAATCGATCTTCGAAGTGAAGAGACATTCTGCCGACTCGTCTGGTCAGATGCAGACTTTCTTCCAGGCCTCATTATTGATCGCTTTGGTGATGTAGCTGTAATCCAGTCAGTCACCGCTGCCATGGATGCACGACTCGATATCGTGGCTGCTATCTTGAACGAGTTACTCGGCTTGAAAGAAATCGTCTTTCGTTGCGACGCTCCCATTCGCAGCCACGAAGGCGTAGATAAGTTTGTCCGTACCTATTCTGGCAGACCCCTAGAACCGGCGTGGTATGAGATCGATGGCTTTCAATATCTCCTCGATCTTCAGGACGGACAAAAGACAGGATTTTATCTGGATCAACGTCCACAACATAAAAGAGTTGGGGTATTGGCTTCGGGCAAACGTGTGCTTGATATGTGCTGTAATCAAGGAGCCTTTGCAATGCACTGCGCTCAAGCGGGTGCCACCGAAGCCCGGGCTGTCGACATCTCGGAAGCGTGCATTACCGCCACACGAAAAAATGCCGAAAACAATGGCCTCCCCATTGAAACAGTCACAGCAAATGCCTTTGACTACTTTAGCGAACATAAAGGAGACAGCTGGGACGTTATCATCTTAGATCCACCCAGCTTTGCGCGTAATCGAAAAGCAGTTAATGGCGCCCTGAAAGGCTATAAAGAACTCAACCTACGCGCTATTCAATCCCTGGAGCCCGGTGGCATTTTGGCGACCTACTGCTGTTCACACCATGTTAGCCAAAGCGACTTCCTTAGAACCATCTCCGAAGCTGCTGCTGACGCGCGACGTTCTATACGCGTTCTCGAAGTCGCGGGACAGCCTGCAGATCACCCGATCCTCCTAAACTTTCCTGAAAGCCAATATTTGAAAGGTTTTATTCTCCAGCGAATTTAG
- a CDS encoding glycosyltransferase, with protein sequence MNETHAIVFFLKFPEPGKVKTRLAAAVGSEHAMMIYRWMVETSWENAEGPWQRLLSVAPADKTEEFNQWLTPDFPAFAQVEGDLGKRIDNTVNMLFDRGFSKVLCVGGDCPTLDRELYAEAFRKLDIFDVCLSPATDGGYVMIGMNQPQPDLFNRIEWSTEYVMEQTLEAAGQTGLSVGTTRAFSDVDTIEDYELLRGQMVIPSGA encoded by the coding sequence ATGAACGAGACTCATGCCATAGTCTTCTTTCTAAAATTCCCTGAACCTGGAAAGGTGAAGACGCGTTTAGCGGCCGCTGTGGGATCCGAACATGCGATGATGATTTATCGCTGGATGGTGGAGACTTCTTGGGAGAATGCCGAGGGGCCCTGGCAACGTTTGCTCAGTGTAGCCCCGGCAGATAAGACCGAAGAGTTCAATCAATGGCTCACTCCTGATTTCCCTGCCTTTGCTCAGGTGGAAGGTGATCTCGGTAAGCGAATCGATAACACCGTGAACATGCTTTTTGATCGGGGTTTCAGTAAAGTACTCTGCGTCGGCGGAGATTGCCCCACCTTAGACCGGGAGCTTTATGCGGAAGCATTCCGAAAACTCGATATTTTTGATGTGTGTCTCTCCCCAGCAACGGACGGCGGCTACGTCATGATTGGCATGAACCAGCCGCAGCCTGATCTATTTAATCGGATCGAATGGAGTACTGAATACGTAATGGAGCAGACTCTCGAAGCAGCTGGCCAAACAGGGTTGAGCGTAGGAACGACCCGTGCCTTTAGCGACGTCGATACAATTGAAGACTACGAATTGCTTCGAGGACAAATGGTAATACCCTCTGGCGCGTAA
- a CDS encoding XdhC family protein: MHDILPTLSEWCDNGKPFAIAVVTRVTGSSPREKGALMAIAQDGAAVGSISAGCVEAKVIEAANEVLMTHEPKILSFGKADELDPWTIGLSCGGSIDILVSIWDQSSPILKAWLDEANLWQEATCWIPRSGDFRIAAENGDRELSATHYLLHFKPPPRLHIIGGGHIAGHLCALARQTGWHVTVIDPRDSFTESGHFAVKPHAIHRAWPQDVLQAKQFGSADYAILLTHDPKIDDPAITILLKSEAAYIGALGSHTTQQKRKQRLCAQGFSLEDIKRIHGPVGVDIGARTPAEIAVSILAEIISVRNGGPKWKSVS; encoded by the coding sequence GTGCACGACATTTTACCCACCCTGTCAGAATGGTGTGATAACGGAAAACCCTTTGCCATCGCCGTGGTCACTCGGGTCACAGGGTCATCACCTCGAGAAAAGGGCGCTCTTATGGCCATCGCACAAGACGGTGCGGCCGTCGGAAGCATCAGCGCCGGCTGTGTAGAGGCAAAGGTTATTGAAGCAGCAAATGAGGTGCTCATGACTCATGAACCAAAGATACTTTCCTTCGGCAAAGCGGATGAACTCGATCCTTGGACGATCGGGCTCTCCTGTGGAGGGTCAATCGATATCTTGGTTTCAATCTGGGACCAGAGTTCGCCAATTTTGAAAGCATGGTTGGACGAGGCAAATCTATGGCAAGAGGCCACATGCTGGATCCCGCGCAGTGGTGACTTTAGAATAGCTGCCGAAAATGGGGATCGAGAGCTCAGTGCTACCCATTACTTGCTCCATTTCAAGCCCCCACCCCGTCTGCACATTATCGGCGGTGGTCATATAGCCGGGCATCTGTGCGCGTTGGCACGACAGACAGGCTGGCATGTCACCGTAATCGATCCGCGGGATAGTTTTACTGAGTCAGGACACTTTGCCGTAAAGCCTCACGCGATTCATCGTGCATGGCCTCAAGATGTCTTACAGGCCAAACAATTCGGAAGCGCAGACTATGCAATTTTACTCACGCATGACCCAAAAATAGATGACCCAGCGATCACGATTTTGTTGAAATCTGAGGCTGCGTATATCGGAGCTCTCGGCAGTCACACGACTCAACAGAAGCGGAAACAACGCCTCTGTGCACAAGGATTTAGCCTAGAAGATATCAAACGGATCCATGGTCCGGTAGGAGTCGATATCGGTGCCCGCACCCCTGCGGAAATTGCAGTCAGCATCCTAGCTGAAATAATCTCAGTTCGTAATGGAGGGCCCAAGTGGAAATCGGTCTCTTAG
- a CDS encoding nucleotidyltransferase family protein, with translation MTGTHKLLRPWPSQHGGTTVIEHVFETLILAHTWSSVRCVLPPIPRALSHLIEPIIGVENCVLNPHPEEGKGSSIALGVASFPSGLDGVVICLADLPLLTKEIVRIIVQKAKLQRIVMPVTSEGPRHPIFFASDYLESFKSLRYDQGGKRIIEEHSNDIIKIRFDDSTPFEDIDNEASYRRALGIAHASII, from the coding sequence ATGACTGGAACACACAAATTGCTACGCCCATGGCCAAGTCAGCACGGGGGAACGACAGTAATCGAACATGTCTTTGAGACACTAATTTTGGCCCACACTTGGAGTTCTGTGAGATGCGTTCTTCCTCCTATACCTAGAGCGTTATCCCATCTCATTGAACCTATCATTGGTGTGGAAAATTGTGTGCTAAACCCACATCCAGAGGAAGGTAAAGGCAGCTCTATCGCTCTCGGGGTCGCAAGCTTTCCCAGCGGGCTAGATGGCGTGGTGATCTGTTTGGCAGATTTACCCTTACTCACTAAAGAAATTGTGCGGATTATCGTCCAAAAAGCCAAACTTCAACGTATTGTTATGCCAGTTACTTCTGAAGGTCCACGACACCCAATTTTTTTTGCATCAGACTACCTAGAGTCCTTCAAGTCTCTCCGCTATGACCAAGGCGGAAAAAGGATAATCGAAGAGCATTCCAACGATATCATAAAGATCCGTTTTGATGACTCTACCCCTTTTGAAGATATAGATAACGAAGCATCCTATCGACGGGCATTAGGGATAGCCCATGCCTCCATTATTTGA
- a CDS encoding FliA/WhiG family RNA polymerase sigma factor, with product MTASIDSQKTQSSESAARNTRAPVQPQAVAAAYTQSQNSGSNGEPPWELVEKYLPLVKSIVARMNTHFPSKIDAEDLYSIGVKGLIMAISKFDHSKKKSFASYAILRIRGAILDELRRIDCMPRSNRSKAKELRKQVNEMEARLRRPVSEEEIRKELGLNKKEYAKLMQQVQPITHVTLDQSPDPEESKGPTIADAISDPTEMNSRETAENKEMFDLLRTRIKDLPDVPQRVLVMYYYEEMNFAEIGEVMGLTESRICQIHSQAVSGLRNYLESAMNR from the coding sequence ATGACTGCATCAATAGACTCACAAAAGACACAAAGCTCAGAATCCGCTGCCCGTAATACACGGGCACCTGTTCAGCCACAAGCCGTTGCTGCTGCCTATACTCAATCTCAAAATTCTGGCTCGAACGGGGAGCCGCCTTGGGAGCTGGTAGAGAAATATCTGCCATTGGTTAAGTCGATTGTGGCCCGAATGAACACTCACTTTCCATCGAAAATCGATGCGGAGGATCTTTATTCCATAGGTGTCAAAGGGCTCATTATGGCCATATCCAAATTCGACCATTCCAAGAAAAAGTCATTCGCATCGTATGCTATCTTGCGTATCCGGGGAGCTATTCTCGACGAGCTGCGCCGTATCGATTGCATGCCACGCTCAAACCGCTCCAAGGCGAAAGAGCTCCGCAAGCAGGTCAACGAAATGGAAGCACGCCTCCGTCGTCCGGTGTCTGAAGAAGAGATCCGCAAAGAGTTGGGGCTTAACAAGAAAGAATATGCAAAGTTGATGCAGCAGGTGCAGCCTATAACGCACGTAACCTTAGATCAGTCGCCCGATCCAGAAGAGTCCAAGGGTCCGACCATCGCTGACGCAATCAGCGATCCGACCGAAATGAATTCCCGGGAGACAGCTGAAAATAAAGAGATGTTCGACTTGCTTCGCACCCGGATTAAAGATCTTCCTGACGTGCCTCAGCGGGTATTGGTGATGTATTACTACGAGGAAATGAATTTTGCTGAAATTGGCGAAGTCATGGGACTCACAGAATCGCGCATTTGCCAAATTCACTCCCAGGCGGTCTCAGGTCTACGCAATTACCTCGAATCGGCAATGAATCGATAG